The Saprospiraceae bacterium genome includes a window with the following:
- a CDS encoding LytTR family transcriptional regulator — MSPKRNIDSLENYPLIAIGTGKEFRFIYPGQIICCISEGTNSKLKLEDGQILHTSKKLNEIESILPSDLFIRIHQGHIINLMHASMLTQNGEDKVVMKDGTSHPVSSTKKSLLLQNFTICDNLGSSNSDVSQGV; from the coding sequence ATGTCACCAAAAAGGAATATCGATAGTTTGGAAAATTACCCTTTGATCGCCATCGGAACAGGAAAAGAGTTTCGGTTTATTTATCCCGGACAGATTATTTGTTGCATTTCTGAGGGGACAAATAGCAAGTTGAAACTGGAAGACGGTCAAATACTTCATACATCCAAAAAGCTGAATGAAATAGAATCAATACTCCCTTCTGATTTATTTATCCGAATTCACCAGGGGCATATTATTAATCTTATGCATGCTTCAATGCTTACACAGAACGGTGAGGATAAAGTCGTAATGAAGGATGGCACCAGTCATCCTGTATCAAGTACTAAAAAGAGTCTTTTATTACAAAATTTTACAATTTGTGACAATTTAGGTTCATCCAATAGTGATGTATCTCAAGGAGTGTAA
- a CDS encoding right-handed parallel beta-helix repeat-containing protein — MRNFNLSSAHAGTQDKITGSNHSISFSNLQLKSMKNFRQMFSLLTLILMSLGFNATLFAQTKTLYYTNFGTSNVTGSPLQTGWVTSGAQASHLALQTSSVSSTYTTPITASAGANLADDNSPLTSGTAVVTLSGQVNTQGFESIEVIYGARGTSSYTGTVVFEWSNDGSMWNNISYTDVTRNGGWFVINGGSWLSLPSGANDQANLQFKFTFNRPNGNGNYRIDDFTVRGTCSTTSPAFSATFSGGTSICSDGSTNLSAAVLGGYSPFTLELDMGGGSNTSGTPVPVNVSPSGTTSYTATVTDVRGCDAIVTGNPQTVTVNPIPTTPTTANPASVCYGTQVNVTGSGSTQSPGGVTGYTFWEEENSGLQLDPSNALGTITGNTLTTSATLAPGTYTVWLQAEGVPPSCPSIRKEISITIIPLPTADAGPANATICASGTYTVSATATEGSILWTTDGDGSFDDDTTEDPVYTPGMDDITSGSVTLTMTVTGNGPCNAETASDNVVLTVDPLPTADAGPATAAICAGDTYTATATATNGTILWTTSGTGSFTDATDEDAVYTPSPADVTAGTVTLTMTVTGLGTCIALEVSDNIVLTINPLPTPVIQGDLTLNCVNSTTELSTTTMYSAYLWSNSSTDPEITVGAVNDITVMVTDGNGCQATSAPFTTVFYPVTNTSTNTDYLTIQAAITAATSGHTIEVCAGTYNENLTLGKSLILNGPFATISGCDISRGTGEAVITGNISVSGSALVNATIAGFRIESGSASAITGVRLSGGGIYNNVIVGNWTTGDSPSNSGVATGTSAPVNPQSWTIQGNKITGYRFGLNLDGAGGVAGTVLENCISQNQRGIQTQSNLHDVSSDIQIVNNNFSDNQQGVRVARGNTTIHRNTFSNNNVFGISPGVASQTMDNLTITENIISGSQVGLLFANNFSSSLNLNISSNSITGNTSAISNTLTGHIVTTCNWYGSTDYVTIQNVVSGPVVFVPYLYNSTLDPMAVGYSCTGVASPLNLTVTYDAIPENIQVTVTADNNDLNLLPSAGPQDLTSITALYNNLAAAIAGNMTPAIQSAALALGDDVIMEYYYYNHMNVKTYLQTAGLNPLVKTKYWDEYLVKLSNPLLRYPNWTAMPTPLTVIEEDETYRTSTNPGTLAVSSGWLNGALGRDVYVTATFVHNGNVTTSTQTVAIPAGPVNVYSAEPLDVTTWVSSHNTIQAAISAGSTLDGYIVKVDAGTYAENITVNKQLDIRGPNYNISPNTGSRVAEAIIVPSSTNNANGRVVLITASNVSFNGFTVDGDNPLLPNSGVGFGAPHNTSIDALHGVFANANGLLNTNVSKNIVKNVSGTGIRYEQTTAWSATGPSAATFSYGNIIDDNNLDDIMGSGISIRNSMYAKVTGNTVTNALLGMTVVTMRTKNMDALSNRVISGNNLQGRQAGLWFNLCSGSPYQVDDNIITAFADPTQVQWNGIMMATVSGAQNFGNYLNLPQEVVPEYYTFNNNTVNGSGLDAATSLSSGYWLYYVDNFRDNLNVDHFTTITGGSVSNVDRGIHLLNFATEFPFNYSAPLTGSLGSHANIDGVSINVKAGGHGIHLKDNPAWTFQNFFPLTAKRDVKADISNCTINGIAAGSGILVTGGSFANATIHDNASTITGAVIGVDIDGGTASLVANKIDANGTGVRVKNGGTLTSTLNNFITNNTVDGISIEADAGAIGPVNDNDLSGNTVKAINNAAASTIAATCNWYGDNVLATVAGKVSGPVTYVPYLSNGTDVGGMSSDGFQPDPAACGNNVMIASAIATHEKCGPVLGSIAVTFSDGLAPYSIAWSGPSSGSDSPVSSGYVIPALAAGGYTITVTSANGTTAITNSTVLYLPVWNSTANTYHLTINSAIVDAGSGDQINVCAGTYVEDVLVNKSLTISGAGAATTTVSGPIGGDGRTFRVAASGVTIQGFTITREGNNPSDWNNGALNLAGVAIQGHAADATIQNNIITGNRSGIDINDSDDNLILNNVIDNNHTGVIFRNKTDNTTFTGNFVTNNRTVGILFLDASSGTNVPVQSAVNSNFNNNDISGNWYGDIVDRQAGGSLPAPGTTNMKNFECNWFGVTSPVVSTANSTELGYALLIPIAFGGTATPPGGMPNILGPASENFDYVSWLVDGTDDDLITFGFQPIGGDCSGTPVFITSAVPTDRLYCANGNILVTFSGGEGQYDIDWGTGSDTDIVSPYPINNLPAGAYNITITDSNGSTATAMATIMNFPVRNSAIPAHYATIQEAVTAAAPGDVIEVCAGNYPETINVNKNLTINGPNIGVAGTAVRNSEAVIVDGKLNILGSHTVTFDGFKFAHVSNSTPVSLGGGVVATIQNNIIERNAAAPVGGGPSSARGIEISNGMGAKVIKDNLFTGDASGGFFSGTLSWNSGMFVNGPLSVISIDGNTFENCRTAMNIDDMGAGINLVNNTFETNGTHLAFGGTSPVTGSYTFGANDFKPAASVIINLSNVAEAFRLDITAGSFNGVSFAAISNADKFAVEAQMWHKDHQSRKGKVIYVAGNQYVNNINLVGPPAFNKNDVINNSIKYADAPETINLQEGTYNQKVVVDKSNLTIQGITSDKTLYKINGSGITGPGPLAPLPGSGIVLNNLITGTTIQNLTVENFTGTNGNSHAGIYGINGNNGTTVNNVALLNNISASGFYANGPIDDVEIINSMVNNNGGSARGIVLWNGLKTNINISNNTLSNNRCCGIELSDGNASAVTVVGNTIDVGSGDNAIGLIGLNSTVGANLIQGNTITGGGRFGIEIKNPAGGVTVNNNSVTLTTQDGDIRDRAGIAVFRRGVLNGNVDVPNGVTVTNNTVSGYVQTNMGSSSTGFGIVVEGTNHIVNTNTLNNNGVAIQLQAGHTPYVANEGSNDALHNGNQANLADNYFGRGNSPELCNVTTTGNLFSGNALNGVRIVTGGGTGTIQTDPSPITPTVDAVSDQLLLCPGDNTATVTFTGNNLTGVVYNWTNDNPSVNLAANGSGNITSFVVTNTTDVTQVATITVTPIVNGCEGTPESFEISVLPDWDITATAGSGGSISPAGVTTLCSGAGQIYTITPDMGYGILDVLVDGVSNPAAILSGTYEFTNVTSNRTIHATFNVLTTISGTIIWEHDDITGVKDATVSVTGAGTGSDMTDVDGEYSVTLVSDGNFIITPTKNINRLNGVTAADAMAVQQHITNAVPITDPYKLIAADVNRSNSVTTVDASIINQSILGNPAAEAIFNKFWRFVSATPVLTLPPWGFSETITLTAVSGNQPNNDFIGIKLGDVNGTSNAALKGIPNVALITNNRVLNAGEEFDIAFKVRNFSEIGAYQLAMSFDTDELQFERVVSGDFIPFNEGNFGTFKVNEGEIRAVWSRATGFTIANGTEVFILKFKALKDGANLSDVLKIDELNIPAQAYKYTFEAAGIDLVFDMVSAVTEVGNNEGLRLMQNQPNPFNEQTSIGFELPEAGEATIRVYNSAGQLITERTSRYNAGHNVEVFTFTSGSGVLYYELVADKGILMRKMIQIQR, encoded by the coding sequence ATGCGAAACTTCAACCTATCATCCGCACATGCCGGTACGCAGGACAAAATAACCGGATCCAATCATTCAATTTCTTTTTCCAACCTTCAACTTAAAAGTATGAAAAACTTTAGACAAATGTTTAGTTTACTAACATTGATATTGATGTCATTGGGATTTAATGCAACGCTTTTTGCACAGACAAAAACATTGTATTACACCAACTTTGGTACATCTAATGTGACTGGCTCTCCTCTACAAACTGGGTGGGTAACATCAGGTGCTCAGGCCAGTCATTTAGCATTACAAACATCTTCAGTTTCATCAACTTATACAACACCAATTACCGCATCTGCTGGAGCCAACCTTGCGGACGACAATAGTCCATTGACTTCTGGTACTGCAGTTGTAACTTTGTCTGGTCAGGTTAATACCCAAGGCTTTGAAAGCATTGAAGTGATTTATGGTGCAAGAGGAACATCTTCTTACACAGGTACGGTTGTTTTTGAATGGAGTAATGATGGCAGTATGTGGAACAATATTTCTTACACTGACGTGACTAGGAATGGTGGGTGGTTCGTTATAAATGGCGGATCCTGGCTTTCACTACCAAGTGGTGCAAATGACCAAGCTAATTTGCAATTCAAATTTACATTCAACAGACCGAATGGTAATGGTAATTATAGAATCGATGATTTCACAGTTAGAGGAACTTGTTCTACAACTTCACCTGCTTTTAGTGCTACATTTTCAGGAGGCACTTCTATTTGTAGTGATGGTTCTACTAATTTAAGCGCAGCTGTTTTAGGTGGATATAGCCCTTTCACATTAGAGTTAGATATGGGAGGAGGTTCAAACACAAGTGGAACCCCTGTGCCAGTTAATGTATCACCTTCAGGAACCACAAGTTATACTGCTACTGTAACGGATGTAAGAGGTTGTGACGCAATTGTTACAGGCAATCCACAAACGGTAACGGTAAACCCGATACCAACCACTCCAACTACAGCAAACCCTGCAAGTGTTTGTTACGGAACTCAAGTGAATGTTACCGGCTCGGGAAGTACGCAATCTCCCGGTGGTGTGACAGGATATACATTTTGGGAAGAAGAAAACAGCGGACTTCAATTAGATCCATCCAATGCCTTGGGTACTATAACCGGTAACACACTAACTACAAGTGCAACTCTTGCCCCTGGTACTTATACTGTATGGTTGCAAGCCGAAGGTGTTCCACCCAGTTGCCCGAGTATACGTAAGGAAATATCAATTACAATTATACCATTACCTACAGCAGATGCGGGACCTGCCAATGCTACAATATGTGCATCCGGTACTTATACTGTTTCAGCTACAGCCACTGAAGGCTCTATTCTTTGGACTACTGATGGCGATGGTTCGTTTGATGATGATACAACTGAAGACCCGGTTTATACACCTGGCATGGATGATATAACTTCGGGTAGCGTTACTCTTACGATGACAGTCACAGGTAACGGACCATGCAATGCAGAAACAGCTTCAGACAATGTGGTTCTTACCGTAGACCCTTTACCAACCGCTGATGCAGGTCCTGCTACAGCAGCTATATGTGCAGGCGATACATACACCGCAACTGCGACTGCTACCAATGGAACCATTCTATGGACAACATCCGGTACCGGAAGTTTTACTGATGCAACTGATGAAGATGCAGTTTATACACCAAGTCCGGCTGATGTTACAGCAGGTACAGTTACACTTACTATGACAGTAACAGGTCTGGGCACATGTATTGCACTAGAAGTATCAGATAATATTGTTCTTACCATTAATCCATTACCTACACCGGTAATACAGGGAGATCTTACATTAAATTGTGTCAATTCAACAACAGAGTTGAGCACAACAACCATGTATTCAGCATACCTGTGGAGTAATAGTTCAACAGACCCTGAGATTACAGTGGGAGCCGTCAATGATATCACCGTCATGGTAACCGATGGGAATGGTTGCCAGGCAACTTCAGCTCCATTTACAACAGTGTTTTATCCAGTCACAAATACAAGTACTAACACAGATTATTTGACCATTCAGGCGGCTATTACAGCGGCGACATCAGGACATACCATTGAAGTATGTGCAGGAACTTATAATGAAAATTTAACTTTGGGAAAATCTCTCATCTTAAATGGCCCTTTTGCTACAATATCAGGTTGTGATATAAGCCGTGGTACAGGAGAGGCAGTCATTACCGGAAATATTTCAGTGTCAGGGTCTGCTTTAGTGAATGCGACAATAGCCGGATTTCGTATAGAGAGTGGAAGTGCTTCTGCTATCACAGGAGTTAGACTTTCTGGTGGAGGTATATATAATAACGTTATAGTAGGAAACTGGACTACAGGAGACTCTCCAAGTAATTCAGGAGTAGCAACAGGTACATCGGCTCCTGTTAACCCACAGTCCTGGACTATCCAAGGAAATAAAATTACAGGGTATCGATTCGGATTAAATTTGGACGGCGCCGGTGGTGTTGCAGGAACTGTTTTAGAGAATTGTATTTCCCAAAATCAAAGAGGAATACAAACGCAATCTAATTTGCATGACGTTTCATCCGATATTCAGATTGTAAATAATAATTTTTCTGATAATCAGCAGGGTGTCCGTGTCGCTCGTGGTAATACGACAATACATAGAAATACATTCAGTAATAACAATGTGTTTGGTATTAGTCCCGGGGTTGCTTCGCAAACAATGGATAACCTGACAATTACTGAAAATATCATATCAGGAAGCCAAGTTGGATTGCTGTTTGCAAATAATTTCTCTTCTTCATTAAATCTGAACATTTCATCCAACAGTATTACTGGAAATACTTCCGCAATAAGTAATACACTTACTGGTCATATTGTTACAACATGCAACTGGTATGGTTCAACTGATTATGTTACAATACAAAATGTTGTCAGCGGCCCTGTGGTTTTTGTTCCGTACCTATATAATTCGACCCTTGATCCGATGGCGGTTGGTTATTCCTGTACAGGTGTCGCTTCACCACTCAATTTAACAGTTACGTATGATGCAATACCTGAAAATATTCAGGTGACGGTAACAGCAGACAATAATGATTTGAATTTATTGCCTAGTGCAGGTCCGCAGGACTTAACATCCATCACAGCATTATACAATAATCTGGCTGCGGCCATAGCAGGAAATATGACGCCTGCCATCCAGTCTGCAGCACTGGCTTTAGGTGATGATGTCATCATGGAATATTATTATTATAACCATATGAATGTCAAAACTTACCTTCAAACTGCAGGACTTAACCCATTGGTGAAAACTAAATACTGGGATGAATATCTGGTTAAATTATCGAATCCATTGCTGCGATATCCAAACTGGACGGCAATGCCGACTCCACTTACAGTAATAGAAGAAGATGAAACCTATCGGACAAGTACTAATCCCGGCACTTTAGCTGTTTCGTCCGGTTGGCTGAATGGTGCTCTTGGTAGAGATGTGTATGTTACAGCGACTTTTGTTCATAATGGCAATGTCACAACTTCTACTCAGACAGTAGCCATACCGGCAGGCCCTGTCAATGTATATAGTGCAGAACCGCTTGATGTCACTACCTGGGTAAGTAGTCATAATACAATACAGGCGGCTATCAGTGCAGGTTCAACATTGGATGGTTATATTGTAAAAGTTGATGCAGGCACTTATGCCGAAAATATAACTGTAAATAAACAACTTGATATTCGGGGACCCAACTACAACATATCACCTAATACAGGGTCAAGGGTTGCCGAAGCCATTATTGTTCCTTCAAGTACAAATAATGCTAATGGCAGAGTTGTTTTAATTACGGCATCTAATGTGAGTTTTAACGGATTCACAGTTGATGGTGATAACCCATTATTACCTAACAGCGGTGTTGGGTTTGGGGCACCACATAATACATCGATAGATGCATTACATGGTGTTTTTGCAAATGCTAATGGATTACTTAATACAAATGTCAGCAAGAATATAGTAAAAAATGTTTCCGGTACAGGTATAAGATATGAACAAACCACAGCATGGTCAGCCACAGGTCCGTCAGCTGCAACATTTTCTTATGGTAATATCATAGATGATAATAATCTTGATGATATCATGGGTTCTGGAATCAGTATTCGAAACAGTATGTATGCAAAAGTAACAGGTAATACTGTTACGAATGCACTTCTTGGAATGACGGTAGTTACCATGAGAACTAAAAACATGGATGCATTATCGAATAGGGTTATTTCGGGAAATAATTTACAAGGTCGACAGGCTGGATTGTGGTTTAATCTTTGTAGTGGAAGTCCATATCAGGTGGACGACAACATCATAACTGCATTTGCTGACCCAACACAAGTGCAATGGAATGGAATCATGATGGCCACTGTTTCTGGTGCCCAGAATTTTGGAAATTATTTAAATCTTCCTCAAGAAGTTGTTCCTGAATATTATACTTTTAATAATAATACTGTCAACGGATCAGGACTAGATGCAGCGACTTCGCTCAGCAGTGGGTACTGGTTGTATTATGTAGACAATTTCAGAGATAATTTGAATGTGGATCATTTCACCACTATTACTGGTGGTTCAGTTAGTAATGTAGATCGAGGAATTCATTTATTGAATTTCGCAACAGAATTTCCTTTTAATTATTCAGCTCCTTTAACCGGTTCACTTGGTTCACATGCGAACATTGATGGGGTAAGTATTAATGTTAAAGCAGGCGGACACGGTATCCATTTAAAAGATAATCCGGCTTGGACCTTCCAGAATTTTTTTCCACTTACTGCTAAACGTGATGTAAAAGCGGATATCAGCAACTGCACTATTAATGGTATTGCAGCCGGATCAGGTATTCTAGTTACAGGTGGTTCATTTGCAAATGCAACTATACATGATAATGCTTCCACCATAACTGGTGCTGTGATAGGTGTGGATATAGACGGGGGAACGGCTTCTTTAGTAGCCAATAAAATTGATGCAAACGGAACAGGTGTTCGTGTTAAAAATGGCGGTACACTTACTTCAACCTTAAATAACTTTATAACAAATAATACCGTTGATGGAATTTCGATTGAAGCTGATGCCGGTGCAATCGGACCTGTAAATGATAATGATTTGTCAGGAAATACAGTAAAAGCAATAAATAATGCTGCTGCTTCAACCATCGCAGCAACCTGCAACTGGTATGGAGATAATGTACTTGCTACGGTTGCCGGTAAAGTGAGCGGACCAGTGACTTATGTTCCATACCTGAGTAATGGTACGGATGTAGGCGGCATGTCTTCGGATGGCTTCCAGCCTGATCCTGCTGCATGTGGTAATAATGTCATGATAGCATCTGCAATAGCTACACACGAGAAGTGTGGTCCAGTCTTAGGTTCTATTGCAGTTACTTTCAGCGATGGGTTAGCTCCATACAGTATAGCATGGTCTGGTCCATCCAGTGGTTCGGACAGTCCTGTTTCCAGTGGATATGTTATTCCAGCTTTAGCTGCAGGCGGCTATACCATTACAGTCACCAGTGCCAATGGTACAACTGCTATAACCAACTCTACAGTATTATATTTACCTGTATGGAACAGTACTGCAAATACCTATCACCTTACCATTAACTCAGCAATAGTTGATGCTGGTTCAGGTGATCAAATAAATGTCTGTGCAGGTACATACGTAGAAGATGTTCTAGTAAACAAATCACTTACAATTTCAGGAGCAGGTGCTGCAACCACAACCGTAAGTGGTCCTATAGGCGGAGATGGCAGAACGTTTAGAGTGGCTGCATCTGGAGTAACCATACAAGGTTTTACCATCACTAGAGAAGGAAACAACCCTTCAGATTGGAATAATGGTGCTCTTAACCTTGCCGGTGTTGCGATACAGGGCCACGCTGCAGATGCAACAATACAAAATAACATTATTACCGGAAACAGAAGCGGTATAGATATAAATGATAGTGATGACAACCTTATTTTGAATAATGTTATTGATAACAATCATACAGGTGTTATTTTTAGAAATAAAACAGATAATACCACATTTACAGGGAATTTTGTTACAAATAACAGAACTGTAGGTATATTATTTTTGGATGCAAGTAGCGGTACAAATGTTCCGGTACAATCAGCAGTTAACAGTAATTTTAACAATAATGATATCAGTGGCAACTGGTATGGAGATATAGTGGATAGGCAAGCAGGAGGTTCATTACCAGCACCAGGTACCACTAACATGAAAAATTTTGAGTGTAACTGGTTTGGGGTAACAAGTCCGGTAGTCTCTACTGCGAACAGTACTGAACTTGGATATGCTTTATTAATACCTATCGCATTCGGTGGCACTGCCACACCTCCTGGTGGTATGCCTAATATTCTAGGTCCTGCATCAGAAAACTTTGATTATGTAAGCTGGCTTGTTGATGGCACAGATGATGACCTTATTACTTTTGGATTCCAACCAATAGGTGGAGACTGTAGTGGAACACCAGTTTTTATCACATCTGCCGTCCCAACAGACAGATTGTATTGTGCAAATGGAAATATTTTAGTGACATTTTCAGGAGGTGAAGGGCAATATGATATAGATTGGGGTACAGGATCAGATACTGATATTGTCAGCCCTTATCCCATTAATAATCTTCCTGCTGGTGCATATAACATAACTATTACAGATTCCAACGGTTCTACTGCAACAGCTATGGCAACTATTATGAATTTCCCTGTACGGAATTCTGCAATCCCTGCGCACTACGCCACAATACAGGAAGCAGTTACTGCTGCTGCTCCGGGTGATGTAATTGAAGTTTGTGCGGGTAATTATCCCGAGACAATTAATGTGAATAAGAATCTGACTATCAACGGACCTAATATCGGTGTGGCTGGTACAGCAGTTAGAAATTCTGAAGCGGTGATTGTGGATGGTAAGCTCAACATATTGGGTAGCCATACGGTCACATTTGACGGATTTAAGTTTGCTCATGTTTCTAATTCAACTCCTGTTTCTTTAGGTGGTGGTGTAGTAGCTACTATCCAGAATAATATAATAGAACGTAATGCAGCAGCACCTGTGGGAGGAGGTCCTTCAAGTGCAAGGGGAATTGAAATATCAAATGGTATGGGAGCTAAAGTGATTAAGGATAACCTCTTTACAGGGGATGCATCCGGTGGTTTCTTTAGTGGTACACTGTCATGGAATTCAGGAATGTTTGTAAATGGCCCTCTTAGTGTAATAAGCATTGATGGAAATACTTTCGAAAATTGCCGTACAGCAATGAATATTGATGATATGGGCGCAGGCATTAATCTGGTTAACAATACATTTGAAACCAACGGTACGCACCTTGCATTTGGAGGTACATCTCCGGTTACAGGATCTTACACCTTTGGTGCCAATGATTTCAAACCGGCTGCAAGTGTAATAATAAACCTATCTAATGTAGCTGAAGCTTTCCGCCTGGATATTACAGCTGGTAGCTTCAATGGAGTTTCTTTCGCTGCTATTTCTAACGCTGATAAGTTTGCTGTGGAAGCACAAATGTGGCATAAAGATCATCAAAGTAGAAAAGGAAAAGTGATCTATGTTGCTGGTAATCAGTATGTAAATAATATTAATTTAGTAGGACCGCCGGCGTTCAATAAGAACGATGTAATTAATAATAGTATTAAATATGCCGATGCTCCAGAGACGATTAACCTTCAGGAAGGTACGTACAACCAAAAAGTGGTTGTGGACAAATCAAATCTCACTATACAAGGTATCACTTCCGATAAAACGCTTTATAAAATCAATGGTAGTGGAATTACTGGACCAGGGCCATTGGCACCATTACCAGGAAGTGGTATAGTACTGAACAATCTAATTACTGGTACCACGATACAAAACCTTACCGTGGAGAATTTCACCGGTACCAATGGTAACAGTCACGCAGGTATTTATGGTATAAATGGTAATAATGGTACGACAGTTAACAATGTTGCCTTATTAAATAATATTTCTGCATCAGGATTTTACGCAAATGGTCCGATAGATGATGTAGAGATTATCAATTCTATGGTCAACAATAACGGTGGTAGTGCCCGGGGAATCGTTCTTTGGAACGGATTAAAAACCAACATCAATATCAGTAACAATACCCTTTCCAACAATAGATGTTGTGGCATCGAATTGTCGGACGGAAATGCTTCAGCAGTCACAGTGGTAGGCAACACCATAGATGTAGGGTCAGGTGATAATGCCATTGGATTGATTGGATTAAATTCCACAGTTGGTGCTAATCTCATCCAGGGTAATACAATTACTGGTGGTGGTAGATTTGGTATTGAGATTAAAAATCCTGCAGGTGGAGTTACAGTAAATAATAATTCAGTAACTTTAACTACTCAAGATGGCGACATCAGAGACAGAGCGGGTATTGCAGTCTTCAGACGTGGTGTGTTGAATGGAAATGTTGATGTGCCAAATGGGGTTACTGTAACAAATAACACAGTCAGCGGTTATGTACAGACAAATATGGGTTCGTCAAGTACCGGCTTTGGAATTGTTGTGGAAGGTACGAATCACATAGTTAATACTAACACGTTGAATAACAACGGGGTAGCCATTCAGCTACAAGCAGGTCATACGCCATATGTTGCGAATGAAGGATCTAATGACGCTTTACATAATGGTAATCAGGCAAATTTGGCTGACAACTACTTCGGTCGTGGTAACTCCCCGGAATTGTGTAACGTGACCACAACGGGAAATTTATTCAGTGGAAACGCTTTGAATGGAGTAAGAATTGTAACAGGTGGAGGTACCGGTACAATCCAAACGGATCCATCACCGATCACACCAACAGTTGACGCTGTTTCCGATCAACTCTTATTATGTCCCGGAGATAATACTGCAACCGTTACGTTTACAGGTAATAATCTTACCGGCGTAGTTTACAATTGGACCAATGATAACCCTTCTGTAAATCTGGCAGCAAATGGCTCAGGAAATATCACATCCTTCGTGGTTACCAATACAACAGATGTCACTCAGGTGGCAACAATCACCGTGACTCCTATCGTCAATGGTTGTGAAGGTACACCTGAATCTTTTGAAATCTCAGTTCTGCCTGACTGGGACATCACTGCGACAGCAGGTTCTGGTGGTAGTATCTCACCGGCAGGAGTGACAACATTGTGCTCAGGAGCAGGTCAGATTTATACAATCACACCGGATATGGGATATGGTATTCTGGATGTACTGGTAGATGGTGTAAGTAATCCTGCTGCTATTTTAAGCGGAACTTATGAATTTACAAATGTGACTTCAAACCGTACGATCCATGCAACCTTTAACGTGCTGACTACGATCAGCGGAACGATTATTTGGGAACATGATGATATTACGGGAGTAAAAGACGCAACAGTATCTGTAACAGGAGCGGGAACCGGGTCAGATATGACCGACGTTGACGGTGAATATTCAGTCACACTGGTTTCAGACGGTAATTTTATCATTACACCAACTAAAAATATTAATCGGCTAAATGGTGTGACTGCGGCAGACGCAATGGCTGTACAACAGCATATTACAAATGCAGTTCCCATTACAGATCCATATAAATTGATAGCAGCAGATGTAAACAGATCTAACTCTGTCACAACAGTAGATGCATCTATTATAAACCAATCTATTTTGGGTAATCCGGCTGCCGAAGCGATATTTAATAAATTCTGGCGTTTTGTATCTGCTACACCGGTATTGACACTTCCGCCATGGGGATTCTCTGAAACGATTACACTAACAGCGGTCAGTGGAAACCAGCCAAACAATGATTTTATTGGCATCAAACTGGGAGATGTAAACGGTACTTCCAATGCGGCACTAAAGGGTATTCCTAATGTAGCATTGATTACCAACAACAGAGTACTTAACGCAGGCGAAGAGTTTGACATAGCTTTCAAAGTACGGAACTTCAGTGAAATAGGAGCTTATCAATTGGCAATGTCATTTGACACGGATGAACTACAGTTTGAGAGAGTGGTATCAGGAGATTTTATTCCATTCAATGAAGGTAATTTTGGCACTTTTAAAGTAAATGAAGGTGAGATTAGGGCAGTTTGGTCCAGAGCGACCGGCTTTACAATAGCTAATGGAACGGAAGTTTTTATTCTTAAATTTAAAGCCTTGAAAGACGGAGCCAATTTGAGTGATGTCCTTAAAATAGACGAACTCAATATACCTGCCCAAGCCTACAAATATACTTTTGAAGCAGCCGGAATAGATCTGGTATTTGATATGGTTTCGGCAGTCACTGAAGTAGGAAATAATGAAGGTCTGCGATTAATGCAAAATCAGCCGAATCCTTTCAATGAACAGACTTCTATTGGTTTTGAATTACCTGAAGCAGGCGAAGCAACGATTAGAGTGTACAATAGTGCCGGTCAGCTTATTACAGAACGCACTTCAAGGTACAATGCCGGTCATAATGTTGAAGTTTTTACATTCACAAGTGGTTCGGGAGTGCTCTACTATGAACTGGTGGCTGATAAAGGAATTCTCATGCGTAAAATGATACAAATACAAAGATGA